One genomic region from Egicoccus sp. AB-alg6-2 encodes:
- a CDS encoding PhoH family protein — protein MSTLTRPVPSRRKGARRTYVLDTCVLLADPNALLKFDEHDVVIPLVVIEELDRKKTAVDDVGRNARLALRAIEDLRVQSSGGLRDALPLPTGGTVRIESNHVDVALPPYLDKAKADHRILCVAIGLQGTLVTKDAGLRIKGSQLGVEVEDYRGDTAKTTEHDAGVVELDVDAAFLDLLHRDGKAQLERDQVDLRPAGGELWPNACLVLKAGRSSSGLGRVLDVDEDGVATVHRVAGHRAVFGMAPRDVRQTFAIDLLLDPDVPCVSLMGMAGTGKTFLALAAGLEQVTEATAYRRLSVYRPLIAVGRQEIGYLPGDLDEKLAPWMAAVHDNLYALLRRGDTGPAAVGRGAREHRQVQATIDSLIDRGQLELAAITYLRGRSITDEFVIVDEAQNIELSALKVVLTRMATGSKVVFCGDLGQVDNPYISPYGGMAALIEKMKGSPLFGHLTLTKGVRSPLAEHAATIF, from the coding sequence ATGTCCACGTTGACCCGTCCCGTCCCGTCGCGCCGGAAGGGTGCCCGGCGCACCTACGTGCTCGACACCTGCGTCCTGCTCGCGGACCCGAACGCGCTGTTGAAGTTCGACGAGCACGACGTGGTCATCCCGCTCGTGGTGATCGAGGAACTCGACCGCAAGAAGACGGCGGTGGACGACGTCGGACGCAATGCCCGGCTGGCGCTGCGCGCCATCGAGGACCTGCGGGTGCAGAGTTCGGGTGGTCTGCGGGATGCGCTCCCACTGCCGACGGGCGGGACCGTGCGGATCGAGTCCAACCACGTCGACGTGGCGTTGCCGCCCTACCTCGACAAGGCGAAGGCCGACCACCGCATCCTGTGCGTCGCCATCGGGCTGCAGGGCACGCTCGTCACCAAGGACGCGGGCCTGCGGATCAAGGGCAGCCAGCTCGGCGTGGAGGTCGAGGACTATCGCGGCGACACGGCGAAGACGACCGAGCACGACGCGGGCGTCGTCGAACTCGACGTCGACGCGGCCTTCCTCGATCTGCTGCACCGCGACGGCAAGGCGCAGCTCGAGCGCGATCAGGTCGACCTGCGTCCCGCAGGTGGTGAACTGTGGCCCAACGCCTGCCTGGTGCTCAAGGCGGGCCGGTCCTCCTCGGGGCTCGGCCGGGTCCTCGACGTCGACGAGGACGGCGTCGCGACCGTGCACCGCGTGGCCGGGCACCGGGCGGTCTTCGGCATGGCGCCCCGCGACGTCCGGCAGACGTTCGCCATCGACCTGCTGCTCGACCCCGACGTCCCGTGTGTGTCGCTGATGGGGATGGCCGGCACGGGCAAGACGTTCCTGGCACTGGCCGCGGGGCTCGAACAGGTCACCGAGGCGACCGCCTACCGGCGGCTGTCGGTCTACCGGCCGCTGATCGCGGTGGGCCGCCAGGAGATCGGCTACCTCCCGGGTGACCTCGACGAGAAGCTGGCGCCGTGGATGGCGGCCGTGCACGACAACCTCTACGCGTTGCTGCGGCGCGGTGACACCGGGCCGGCGGCGGTCGGGCGCGGCGCCCGGGAGCACCGACAGGTCCAGGCGACCATCGACTCGTTGATCGACCGCGGGCAGCTCGAGCTGGCCGCCATCACCTACCTGCGGGGGCGGTCGATCACCGACGAGTTCGTGATCGTCGACGAGGCGCAGAACATCGAGCTGTCCGCGCTCAAGGTCGTGCTGACCCGGATGGCGACCGGTTCGAAGGTCGTCTTCTGCGGTGACCTCGGCCAGGTCGACAACCCCTACATCTCGCCCTACGGCGGCATGGCGGCACTGATCGAGAAGATGAAGGGCAGCCCGCTGTTCGGCCATCTCACGCTGACCAAGGGCGTGCGCAGCCCGCTGGCCGAGCACGCGGCCACGATCTTCTGA
- a CDS encoding enoyl-CoA hydratase/isomerase family protein — MPDAATPAPVGVEVVEVPAGRLRLVTLTRPDARNAMDTALLMALADALDDADRDAELRGLLVTGAAGMFSAGADVREPLGDGGRRRMELFTTVYEQLTLLRVPTAAAVEGYAVGGGAELAAACDLRVAAEDAVFRFPGAVHGIPVGTARTVGQVGLSVAKDWVLSSRDVPAAEAFRTGFVQRLVAAGETVAVARTWLAQVAGRDPDTVALLKRLFNDASGLRNRVAFENDALRAQAETGRLDPGLDRDLPRTVRPRRV, encoded by the coding sequence GTGCCCGATGCCGCCACGCCCGCACCCGTCGGCGTCGAGGTCGTCGAGGTGCCCGCCGGCCGGCTGCGGCTGGTCACGCTGACGCGGCCCGATGCGCGCAACGCCATGGACACGGCGCTGCTGATGGCGCTGGCGGACGCGCTGGACGATGCCGACCGGGACGCCGAATTGCGCGGGCTGCTGGTCACCGGCGCCGCCGGGATGTTCTCCGCCGGTGCCGACGTGCGCGAGCCACTCGGTGACGGTGGCCGCCGCCGGATGGAGCTGTTCACGACGGTCTACGAACAACTGACCCTGCTGCGGGTCCCCACCGCGGCGGCGGTGGAGGGGTACGCGGTCGGTGGTGGCGCCGAGCTGGCCGCCGCCTGCGACCTGCGGGTGGCGGCCGAGGACGCCGTCTTCCGCTTCCCCGGCGCCGTCCACGGCATCCCGGTCGGCACCGCACGCACCGTGGGCCAGGTCGGCCTCTCGGTCGCCAAGGACTGGGTGCTCTCGAGCCGCGACGTCCCGGCCGCCGAGGCGTTCCGTACCGGATTCGTCCAGCGGCTGGTGGCGGCCGGCGAGACGGTCGCGGTCGCGCGGACCTGGCTGGCGCAGGTCGCCGGTCGTGACCCCGACACGGTCGCGCTGCTGAAGCGCCTGTTCAACGACGCCTCGGGGCTGCGCAACCGGGTGGCCTTCGAGAACGACGCGCTTCGCGCACAGGCGGAGACCGGGCGGCTGGACCCCGGCCTCGACCGCGACCTGCCCCGGACCGTGCGGCCCCGACGGGTGTGA
- a CDS encoding helix-turn-helix domain-containing protein, which translates to MTDATTTDLAVRAAIHRALGDETRLRIVDALQLTDRAPKELGTIAGVSANLLAFHLNTLEQAGLVRRRPSQGDHRRRYVSLRYDRVAHLWPPPPLDTGAERVLFVCTANAARSQLAAALWQARTGREAHSAGTTPAARVHRGAVAVARRNGLDLSGATPRPLDAVPPGTDLVVSVCDRAHERRVPFDAPVLHWSIPDPAAGARADFQHAFDELRVRIDRLARAAAA; encoded by the coding sequence ATGACCGATGCCACGACCACCGATCTCGCCGTCCGTGCCGCGATCCACCGCGCGCTCGGTGACGAGACGCGCCTGCGGATCGTCGATGCGCTGCAGTTGACCGACCGCGCGCCGAAGGAACTGGGCACGATCGCGGGCGTGTCCGCGAACCTGCTCGCCTTCCACCTCAACACGCTCGAGCAGGCCGGACTCGTGCGACGCCGGCCCTCCCAGGGCGACCACCGACGCCGTTACGTGAGCCTGCGCTACGACCGGGTCGCCCACCTGTGGCCGCCTCCTCCGCTGGACACCGGGGCCGAGCGGGTGCTGTTCGTCTGCACGGCCAACGCGGCGCGTTCGCAGCTGGCGGCGGCGCTGTGGCAGGCGCGGACCGGCCGTGAGGCGCACTCGGCCGGAACGACGCCGGCCGCCCGGGTGCACCGCGGCGCCGTCGCCGTCGCCCGGCGCAACGGCCTCGATCTCTCGGGCGCCACCCCGCGGCCACTCGACGCCGTCCCTCCGGGAACCGACCTCGTCGTGTCGGTCTGCGACCGCGCGCACGAACGCCGGGTGCCCTTCGACGCGCCGGTCCTGCACTGGTCGATCCCGGACCCCGCCGCGGGAGCCCGGGCCGACTTCCAGCACGCGTTCGACGAGCTTCGCGTCAGGATCGACCGCCTGGCGCGTGCCGCCGCCGCGTGA
- a CDS encoding arsenate reductase ArsC, with amino-acid sequence MPTRPTVLFLCVHNAGRSQMAAGWLRTLAGDRVRVLSAGSEPAEAVNPAAVEAMREVGIDIAGHAPQRWTDEVLATTDVVVTMGCGDTCPYVPGTRYLDWELPDPAGLGTAAVRPIRDEIEVRVRGLLDELGLAASS; translated from the coding sequence ATGCCCACGCGCCCGACGGTGCTGTTCCTGTGCGTCCACAACGCCGGACGCTCGCAGATGGCGGCGGGCTGGCTGCGCACGCTGGCCGGTGACCGGGTTCGGGTGCTGTCCGCCGGTTCGGAACCGGCCGAGGCCGTCAACCCGGCCGCCGTCGAGGCGATGCGCGAGGTGGGCATCGACATCGCCGGCCACGCGCCCCAGCGATGGACCGACGAGGTGCTGGCGACCACCGACGTCGTGGTCACGATGGGCTGCGGGGACACGTGTCCGTACGTGCCGGGGACCCGCTACCTCGACTGGGAGCTGCCGGACCCGGCCGGTCTGGGGACGGCGGCCGTGCGCCCCATCCGCGACGAGATCGAGGTCCGCGTCCGTGGCCTGCTCGACGAGCTGGGTCTCGCAGCGTCGTCATGA
- a CDS encoding TetR/AcrR family transcriptional regulator, producing the protein MGGIEERLIDAAARVLERDGVRGLTTRAIALEAGCAEGSIYNHFGNKEHLLAAAVNRRVMLFPALAAEYAATPGQEDVDERLRELATAAMAFYRGGSGHLAALLADPHAVRNHLREVHARGGGPWRTLENLANWLRDEQALGRVAPEANPSAAITALLGSVLYHVITSTVWDVEFGAPDDDTALDRAVAAIWWGLAPT; encoded by the coding sequence GTGGGCGGCATCGAGGAACGGCTGATCGACGCGGCCGCCCGCGTGCTCGAGCGCGACGGCGTCCGTGGGTTGACCACGCGCGCCATCGCGCTCGAGGCCGGCTGCGCCGAGGGATCGATCTACAACCACTTCGGCAACAAGGAGCACCTGCTCGCCGCCGCCGTCAACCGCCGCGTGATGCTGTTCCCGGCGCTGGCCGCCGAGTACGCCGCCACGCCGGGGCAGGAGGACGTCGACGAACGGCTGCGGGAGCTCGCCACGGCGGCGATGGCGTTCTACCGCGGCGGTTCGGGACACCTGGCCGCCCTGCTCGCCGACCCCCACGCGGTCCGCAACCACCTGCGCGAGGTCCACGCCCGTGGCGGCGGGCCCTGGCGCACGCTCGAGAACCTCGCCAACTGGCTCCGCGACGAGCAGGCGCTCGGCCGTGTCGCCCCGGAAGCCAACCCCTCCGCGGCGATCACGGCCCTGCTCGGCAGCGTCCTCTACCACGTGATCACCAGCACCGTCTGGGACGTCGAGTTCGGCGCGCCCGACGACGACACCGCCCTCGACCGGGCCGTGGCGGCGATCTGGTGGGGGCTCGCGCCCACCTGA
- a CDS encoding ATP-binding cassette domain-containing protein, producing the protein MSAPIVDVHDVHHTFGKDVHALAGVDLAIEPGIVYGLLGPNGAGKTTLIRVLATLLVPSRGRVTVAGVDVLADPVAARTRIGLAGQFAAVDDYLSGRENVEMVGRLYGLSARDSRRRTAEVLEGVGLAADAGRLVRTYSGGMRRRLDLAASLVGRPQVMFLDEPTTGIDPRNRLDLWELIQGLVRDGTTVLLTTQYLEEADQLANRIGVIDRGRIITEGTADELKDTLETAVLQVGVAADDRTAVAALLTELTGDEPTSDANRGHLRVPARTGTRLLLEAVRRLDAAGIEPSDVALLKPSLDDVFLSLTGERPGTDDQAADTSTGHRPSRRTGARR; encoded by the coding sequence ATGTCGGCACCCATCGTCGACGTCCACGACGTCCACCACACCTTCGGCAAGGACGTGCACGCGCTGGCCGGGGTCGACCTCGCCATCGAGCCCGGCATCGTCTACGGCCTGCTCGGTCCGAACGGGGCCGGCAAGACCACCCTGATCCGCGTCCTGGCGACGCTGCTCGTGCCCTCCCGGGGCCGGGTCACCGTCGCCGGCGTCGACGTGCTGGCCGACCCGGTCGCCGCGCGCACCCGTATCGGCCTGGCCGGGCAGTTCGCGGCGGTCGACGACTACCTCAGCGGCCGCGAGAACGTCGAGATGGTCGGGCGCCTGTACGGACTGTCGGCCCGCGACTCACGGCGCCGCACCGCCGAGGTGCTCGAGGGCGTCGGACTCGCCGCCGACGCGGGCCGCCTCGTGCGTACCTACTCCGGGGGCATGCGACGCCGCCTCGACCTCGCCGCTTCCCTGGTCGGACGGCCGCAGGTGATGTTCCTCGACGAGCCCACCACCGGTATCGACCCGCGCAACCGTCTCGACCTGTGGGAGCTGATCCAGGGCCTGGTCCGTGACGGCACCACGGTGCTGCTCACGACCCAGTACCTCGAGGAGGCGGACCAGCTCGCCAACCGCATCGGCGTCATCGACCGCGGCCGCATCATCACCGAGGGCACCGCCGACGAGCTCAAGGACACGCTCGAGACCGCGGTGCTGCAGGTCGGGGTCGCCGCCGACGACCGGACGGCCGTCGCCGCCCTGCTCACCGAGTTGACCGGCGACGAGCCGACCAGCGACGCGAACCGTGGCCACCTGCGGGTGCCCGCGCGCACGGGGACCAGGCTCCTGCTCGAGGCCGTCCGACGCCTCGACGCCGCCGGCATCGAACCGAGCGACGTCGCGCTGCTCAAGCCCAGCCTCGACGACGTGTTCCTCTCGCTGACGGGCGAGCGCCCCGGCACCGACGACCAAGCCGCAGACACGTCCACGGGCCACCGCCCGTCACGACGCACCGGAGCCCGCCGATGA
- the glpX gene encoding class II fructose-bisphosphatase — MNPEKPDRNLAIEIVRVTEAAALAAARWQGLGDKEGGDQAAVDAMRKMLETIEMDGTVVIGEGEKDEAPMLFNGEAVGTGNPPQVDIAVDPVDGTRLLADGRPGALAVLAAAPAGTMFDPGPCVYMEKLVVGNEAADLVDLDRPLADNLRIVADANGKEMRDLTVMMLDRDRHEEAKRQIREAGARLQLITDGDVAGGILAAWDERPEVDLLYGIGGTPEGVVTACALKALGGQQLGRLWARNDDERRAAEEAGYDLDAVLTVDDLVRSDDCFFSATGITPGQLVNGVQFRGNGAITQSLVMRGKSGTVRLISARHRFEKLRRYASVDY; from the coding sequence GTGAACCCGGAGAAGCCGGATCGCAACCTCGCGATCGAGATCGTGCGCGTGACCGAGGCGGCCGCGCTGGCCGCGGCCCGCTGGCAGGGGCTCGGCGACAAGGAAGGCGGTGACCAGGCCGCCGTCGACGCCATGCGCAAGATGCTCGAGACGATCGAGATGGACGGCACGGTCGTGATCGGCGAGGGGGAGAAGGACGAGGCCCCGATGCTGTTCAACGGCGAGGCCGTCGGCACCGGCAACCCGCCCCAGGTCGACATCGCGGTCGACCCCGTTGACGGCACGCGCCTGCTCGCCGACGGTCGACCCGGGGCGCTGGCGGTGCTGGCCGCGGCCCCGGCCGGGACCATGTTCGACCCGGGCCCGTGCGTCTACATGGAGAAGCTGGTCGTCGGCAACGAGGCGGCCGACCTGGTCGATCTCGACCGCCCGCTGGCCGACAACCTGCGCATCGTCGCCGACGCCAACGGCAAGGAGATGCGCGACCTCACGGTGATGATGCTCGACCGGGACCGCCACGAGGAGGCCAAGCGTCAGATCCGCGAGGCCGGCGCCCGGCTGCAGCTGATCACCGACGGCGACGTCGCCGGCGGCATCCTCGCCGCCTGGGACGAGCGCCCCGAGGTGGACCTGCTGTACGGCATCGGGGGGACGCCCGAGGGCGTGGTGACCGCGTGCGCCCTCAAGGCCCTGGGTGGCCAGCAGTTGGGCCGGTTGTGGGCCCGCAACGACGACGAGCGGCGGGCCGCCGAGGAGGCCGGCTACGACCTCGATGCGGTGCTGACGGTCGACGACCTGGTCCGCAGCGACGACTGCTTCTTCTCGGCCACCGGCATCACCCCGGGCCAGCTGGTCAACGGGGTGCAGTTCCGCGGGAACGGCGCGATCACCCAGTCGCTGGTGATGCGGGGCAAGTCGGGCACGGTGCGGCTGATCTCCGCGCGCCACCGCTTCGAGAAGCTGCGCCGGTACGCGTCGGTCGACTACTGA
- a CDS encoding tetratricopeptide repeat protein, producing the protein MPQHTRSRLVSLVRRHDADLAEAALLVGAEAHPDLDVDRALLRLDALADGLRASGFRAGDPDTEAAALRTYLGHAHGFRAAPGPAPDTVLLPDVLDGRAGVPVTLTMLYVSIARRVGIKAYPIALPGLVVVGIAAGERPLVIDPSRGGAPLDHDQLAQHVHRATTGQLGFRRSMLRPSPAVNVVRRQLNDLTRAYLAEQRHLDARWAIELKLLLPNRMPDDHRVHGELLAQVGQFHLAAQAYESYLELVGPDASDAEEVRRAAIRARARLN; encoded by the coding sequence ATGCCGCAGCACACCAGAAGCCGCCTCGTCTCGCTGGTCCGCCGCCACGACGCGGACCTCGCCGAGGCCGCCCTGCTCGTCGGTGCCGAGGCACATCCCGACCTCGACGTCGACCGGGCGCTGCTCCGCCTCGACGCCCTGGCCGACGGCCTGCGCGCCAGCGGCTTCCGGGCCGGCGACCCCGACACCGAGGCCGCCGCGCTCAGGACCTATCTCGGGCACGCGCACGGGTTTCGCGCGGCGCCCGGGCCGGCGCCCGACACCGTGCTCCTGCCCGACGTGCTCGACGGCAGGGCCGGTGTCCCGGTGACGCTGACGATGCTCTACGTCTCGATCGCGCGGCGGGTGGGGATCAAGGCCTATCCGATCGCGCTTCCGGGGCTGGTGGTCGTGGGCATCGCCGCCGGCGAGCGGCCGCTCGTCATCGATCCCTCGCGCGGCGGTGCGCCCCTCGACCACGACCAGTTGGCGCAGCACGTCCACCGCGCCACGACCGGCCAGCTCGGGTTCCGCCGCTCGATGCTGCGCCCGTCACCGGCCGTCAACGTCGTGCGTCGTCAGCTCAACGACCTCACGCGGGCTTACCTCGCCGAGCAACGACACCTCGACGCCCGCTGGGCCATCGAGCTCAAGCTGCTGCTGCCCAACCGGATGCCCGACGACCACCGCGTCCACGGCGAGCTGCTCGCCCAGGTCGGCCAGTTCCATCTCGCGGCGCAGGCCTACGAGAGCTATCTCGAACTCGTCGGCCCCGACGCCAGCGACGCCGAGGAGGTCAGGCGGGCCGCGATCCGTGCGCGGGCCCGCCTGAACTGA
- a CDS encoding ABC transporter permease: MSAIAAHPSQEGRIGLRRAVTDTLVIARRNLLRNVRLPQLLLFSTIQPVMFLLLFNFVFGGAIGGALPAGYDYIQWLMPGLLIQIATFGAGQTAMGLTEDLSKGVIDRFRSLPMARSAVLAGRTLADLGRNAAVLSLMLVVGFAIGFRWQTTFLGFLAGFGIALLFGYALSWVMATIGLYVRNPEAAQSAVFLPVFPLVFASSVFLPTQTMPDWLRTFADHQPITVVANALRGLMLGPEALLPGQTVAGQVGAAFAWIVGITLVFSLLAVRVYRRVQAS, encoded by the coding sequence ATGAGCGCCATCGCCGCCCACCCGTCCCAGGAAGGCCGCATCGGCCTGCGACGGGCCGTCACCGACACGCTGGTCATCGCCCGCAGGAACCTGCTCCGCAACGTCCGGCTGCCGCAGCTGCTGCTGTTCTCCACGATCCAGCCGGTGATGTTCCTGCTGCTGTTCAACTTCGTCTTCGGGGGCGCCATCGGCGGGGCCCTGCCGGCGGGCTACGACTACATCCAGTGGCTGATGCCGGGCCTGCTCATCCAGATCGCCACCTTCGGTGCCGGGCAGACGGCGATGGGGCTGACCGAGGACCTCTCCAAGGGCGTGATCGACCGGTTCCGTTCCCTGCCGATGGCCCGCTCGGCCGTGCTCGCCGGCCGGACCCTCGCCGACCTCGGCCGCAACGCGGCGGTGCTGTCGTTGATGCTGGTGGTCGGGTTCGCGATCGGTTTCCGCTGGCAGACCACGTTCCTGGGGTTCCTGGCCGGCTTCGGCATCGCCCTGCTGTTCGGCTACGCCCTGTCGTGGGTGATGGCGACGATCGGCCTGTACGTGCGCAACCCGGAAGCGGCCCAGTCGGCGGTGTTCCTGCCCGTCTTCCCGCTCGTGTTCGCGTCGTCGGTGTTCCTGCCGACGCAGACGATGCCGGACTGGCTGCGCACGTTCGCCGACCACCAGCCCATCACCGTGGTGGCCAATGCCCTGCGCGGCCTGATGCTCGGACCCGAGGCGCTGTTGCCGGGGCAGACGGTGGCCGGCCAGGTCGGGGCGGCGTTCGCCTGGATCGTCGGCATCACGCTGGTGTTCTCGCTGCTTGCCGTCCGCGTCTACCGACGGGTGCAGGCCAGCTGA